The Thermosynechococcus sp. genome has a segment encoding these proteins:
- the xth gene encoding exodeoxyribonuclease III, with product MPKIATWNVNSIRTRLDHVCQWLDSTGVDYLCLQETKVTDAEFPRQPFWDRGYQVYCSGQKAYNGVAILSRQPLAGVEAGFAPQLPSHSELDTQKRLIRAQLAPDVILVNVYIPNGGEYDSEKYHYKLHWLKTLYIYLEQLTAQGEVILCGDFNIAPEDKDLFDAGDRATKVGATDAERNLLAAIRDLGFHDAFRHFTEAPGHYSWWDYRAGAFRRNHGWRIDHLYITPGVKARACNCHIDIAPRRLPKPSDHAPVILEIE from the coding sequence ATGCCAAAAATTGCCACTTGGAATGTCAACTCAATTCGCACCCGCCTTGACCATGTGTGCCAGTGGTTGGATAGTACTGGGGTGGACTATCTCTGTCTGCAGGAGACCAAAGTCACAGATGCTGAGTTCCCGCGGCAGCCCTTTTGGGATCGTGGATATCAAGTTTATTGTAGTGGCCAAAAGGCCTACAATGGGGTGGCCATTCTCAGTCGTCAGCCCCTTGCGGGAGTAGAGGCAGGCTTTGCCCCCCAATTACCCAGCCACAGTGAGTTGGATACCCAAAAACGGCTCATTCGCGCCCAATTGGCCCCTGATGTCATTTTGGTGAACGTCTATATTCCCAACGGCGGCGAGTACGACAGTGAGAAATACCACTACAAGCTGCACTGGCTGAAAACTCTCTATATCTATCTCGAGCAACTCACCGCCCAAGGGGAGGTGATTCTCTGTGGCGATTTTAATATTGCCCCTGAAGATAAAGACCTCTTTGATGCTGGCGATCGCGCCACAAAAGTGGGGGCCACCGATGCTGAACGCAACCTGTTGGCAGCCATTCGCGACCTTGGCTTCCATGATGCCTTTCGCCACTTTACTGAAGCACCGGGGCACTACTCTTGGTGGGATTATCGGGCAGGTGCCTTTCGCCGCAATCATGGTTGGCGCATTGATCACCTCTACATTACCCCCGGTGTTAAAGCCCGTGCCTGCAACTGTCACATTGACATTGCCCCGCGCCGCTTACCCAAGCCCAGTGACCATGCACCCGTGATCCTAGAGATTGAATAG
- the surE gene encoding 5'/3'-nucleotidase SurE, whose product MRLLIANDDGVFAPGIRALADTLAIAGHDVVVVCPDRERSATGHSLTVFDPIRAEVVSDLFHPRIKAWACSGTPSDCVKLALGALLEEPPDFVVSGINQGSNLGTDILYSGTVSAAMEGVIEGIPSIAISLTSFTVHNFQPAADFANHLLKALETDPLPPKMLLNVNVPALPASEIAGVVITRQGIRRYHDLFQKRIDPRGKTYYWLAGEVVEEYPQDPHQAPTDVEAIAQNLISITPLTFDLTYGQGVQDLTEWLRTVQPLFNL is encoded by the coding sequence ATGCGGTTACTGATTGCCAATGATGATGGGGTCTTTGCCCCCGGTATTCGGGCGTTGGCAGATACACTGGCGATCGCTGGCCATGACGTCGTGGTCGTGTGTCCGGATCGCGAACGCTCCGCTACAGGGCATAGCCTCACTGTGTTTGATCCGATTCGCGCAGAAGTCGTGAGCGATCTCTTTCACCCCAGGATTAAGGCCTGGGCCTGCTCTGGTACCCCCTCCGACTGTGTGAAGTTAGCCCTGGGTGCTCTCCTAGAGGAACCTCCCGATTTTGTTGTTTCTGGGATTAACCAAGGCTCCAACCTCGGCACCGATATTCTCTACTCCGGCACAGTGTCTGCGGCCATGGAAGGGGTAATTGAGGGCATTCCCAGCATTGCCATTAGTCTGACCAGTTTCACGGTTCATAACTTTCAGCCGGCCGCTGACTTTGCCAATCATCTCCTCAAGGCACTGGAAACCGACCCCCTTCCTCCCAAAATGCTCCTCAATGTCAACGTGCCTGCTCTGCCTGCCAGTGAAATTGCTGGCGTTGTTATTACTCGGCAGGGGATTCGGCGCTACCATGACCTTTTCCAAAAGCGCATTGACCCTCGCGGCAAAACCTACTATTGGCTGGCAGGTGAGGTGGTCGAAGAATATCCCCAAGACCCCCATCAAGCGCCCACGGATGTGGAAGCCATTGCCCAAAATTTGATTAGTATTACGCCGCTGACTTTTGATCTCACCTACGGCCAAGGGGTACAGGATCTAACGGAGTGGCTGCGCACCGTACAGCCCCTATTCAATCTCTAG